A region of Candidatus Saccharimonadales bacterium DNA encodes the following proteins:
- a CDS encoding NUDIX hydrolase, with amino-acid sequence MLKTIEDSFEYGGRTIEIEYRDDDSFEDIPSNETHQVYGLCFLDGKVAIVEYEKDKPNLPGGKIDAGESWQDGFRREIDEELSMEVIDMSPIGYQFATNIEENKKYQLRVVATIRPKTEQTPDPAGTVTGFKFIEPNEVNKLIDYGPVGERMVERALEKLPTLKS; translated from the coding sequence ATGTTAAAGACTATTGAAGACAGCTTTGAATACGGCGGACGGACAATCGAAATCGAGTATCGAGATGACGACAGTTTTGAAGATATTCCTAGCAATGAAACACACCAGGTTTATGGCTTGTGCTTTCTGGACGGCAAGGTAGCTATCGTGGAATACGAGAAGGATAAGCCCAATCTACCGGGAGGAAAGATAGACGCTGGCGAGAGCTGGCAAGACGGATTCAGGCGGGAAATTGACGAGGAACTAAGTATGGAAGTTATTGATATGTCCCCCATTGGCTACCAGTTTGCGACCAACATTGAAGAAAATAAAAAGTACCAGCTTAGAGTTGTGGCTACCATTCGACCAAAGACCGAACAAACTCCTGACCCCGCCGGCACTGTAACGGGTTTTAAGTTCATTGAGCCAAACGAGGTCAACAAACTAATAGACTACGGACCCGTTGGCGAAAGAATGGTGGAGCGAGCTTTAGAAAAGCTCCCCACCCTCAAATCTTAG